The following are from one region of the Candidatus Protochlamydia phocaeensis genome:
- a CDS encoding ankyrin repeat domain-containing protein, with protein MPISSSSQNFPFYDPNRPLIKNEEGVSPKKEIEKNSFLTRGLSQLSEFPMEMIFSILSHIDKPEDQRTIIQLSREFSLIGNDSFKKDIFSNQSVAIAAKIGSVQTIRKLLKNEELDLSKDNNQAIINASQGGHAEVLKVLLEDKRADPTANNQEAIRLASQNGHAEVVKGLLKDKRVDPTANNQEAIRLASQNGHAEVVKILLQDKRVDPTANNQEAIRLASQNGHAEVVKILLQDERVDPAVNDHDAFWSAMSKGHEEVIKAFLKDGRGVPVNESANIIKMAVSNGHAEALRMLLQNERIVAIDDLAIEDAVMQESVEVLEVLLKDGRVDPSTRNNRALRVASQRGNLEMVKLLLKDERVDPTANKNQAIKWASEEGHNAIVEELLKDDRVKASWNPDR; from the coding sequence ATGCCTATATCTTCCTCTTCACAAAATTTTCCCTTTTATGATCCCAATAGACCCCTTATTAAAAATGAGGAGGGAGTTTCTCCCAAAAAGGAAATCGAAAAAAATTCTTTTTTAACAAGGGGTTTATCTCAATTGTCTGAATTTCCAATGGAGATGATTTTTTCTATTCTTTCTCATATAGACAAGCCGGAAGATCAACGCACTATTATACAACTTTCCCGGGAGTTTTCTTTAATTGGAAATGATTCGTTTAAAAAAGACATTTTTAGCAATCAAAGCGTGGCAATTGCAGCCAAAATTGGCAGTGTGCAAACCATTAGAAAGTTGCTCAAAAATGAGGAATTAGATCTCTCTAAAGATAATAATCAAGCCATTATTAATGCCAGTCAAGGCGGCCATGCAGAGGTACTTAAGGTACTTTTAGAAGATAAAAGAGCGGACCCTACCGCTAATAATCAGGAAGCGATTAGATTGGCCAGTCAAAATGGCCATGCAGAAGTCGTAAAAGGGCTTTTAAAAGATAAAAGAGTGGACCCTACTGCCAATAATCAGGAAGCGATTAGATTGGCTAGCCAAAATGGCCATGCGGAAGTCGTGAAAATACTTTTACAAGATAAAAGAGTGGACCCTACTGCTAATAATCAGGAAGCGATTAGATTGGCTAGCCAAAATGGCCATGCGGAAGTCGTGAAAATACTTTTACAAGATGAAAGAGTAGATCCTGCTGTTAATGATCATGATGCCTTTTGGTCTGCAATGTCCAAAGGGCATGAGGAAGTCATTAAGGCGTTTTTAAAAGATGGGAGAGGGGTTCCCGTTAATGAATCGGCCAATATTATTAAGATGGCAGTTTCGAACGGCCATGCAGAAGCGCTTAGAATGCTTTTACAAAATGAAAGAATCGTCGCTATCGATGATTTGGCCATCGAGGATGCAGTTATGCAAGAGTCTGTAGAAGTGCTTGAGGTGCTTTTAAAAGATGGAAGAGTAGATCCTAGTACTCGCAATAATCGAGCGCTTAGAGTGGCAAGTCAAAGGGGAAATTTAGAAATGGTTAAATTGCTCCTAAAAGATGAAAGAGTT